A section of the Verrucomicrobium sp. GAS474 genome encodes:
- the nth gene encoding endonuclease III: protein MATSAQARVPELVARLRAAYPDAHCELDFKTPFQLLIATILSAQCTDVLVNRVTPGLFAAYPSPAALAAAPVPEVEQAIKRIGLYRNKAKNIVLCAQALVRDHGGEVPRTMEELTALAGVGRKTANVVLGNAFGIESGVVVDTHVARLSNRLALVRGELDPVKIEKVLQRLIPRAEWTLFSHLLIWHGRRRCMARNPDCPHCEVADLCPKRGVPKAKGPAKAPKKTGAT from the coding sequence GAACTCGTCGCCCGGCTCCGCGCCGCCTATCCCGACGCCCACTGCGAGCTCGATTTCAAGACCCCCTTCCAGCTCCTCATCGCCACGATCCTCTCGGCGCAGTGCACCGACGTCCTCGTGAACCGCGTCACCCCGGGCCTTTTCGCCGCCTACCCCTCCCCCGCCGCCCTCGCCGCCGCCCCGGTCCCCGAAGTCGAGCAGGCCATCAAGCGGATCGGCCTCTACCGAAACAAGGCGAAAAACATCGTCCTCTGCGCCCAGGCCCTCGTCCGCGATCACGGCGGCGAGGTTCCCCGCACCATGGAAGAGTTGACCGCCCTCGCCGGGGTCGGAAGGAAGACCGCCAACGTCGTCCTCGGGAACGCCTTCGGCATCGAATCGGGCGTCGTCGTCGACACCCACGTCGCCCGCCTCTCCAACCGTCTCGCCCTCGTCCGGGGGGAACTCGATCCGGTGAAGATCGAAAAGGTCCTCCAGCGCCTGATCCCGCGCGCCGAATGGACCCTCTTCTCCCACCTCCTCATCTGGCACGGACGCCGCCGCTGCATGGCCCGGAACCCCGATTGCCCCCACTGCGAGGTCGCCGATCTCTGCCCCAAACGGGGCGTCCCCAAGGCCAAGGGCCCGGCCAAAGCACCGAAAAAAACCGGTGCAACGTGA